A region of Chitinophaga horti DNA encodes the following proteins:
- a CDS encoding methyltransferase domain-containing protein, which yields MVSSDFKPSVFHPYYFIRKGLVSKIQEYSGAMKGKMLDFGCGSKPYRAFFNVQEYVGVDFVNPGHPHDNEQIDVMYDGKTIPIADNTFDSALSSEVFEHVFNLEDILKELHRVLKPGGTMLITCPFVWKEHEVPNDYARYTHFALKHLFEKNGFTVKTLDKSGNFVEVLHQLTVLYFYDHWYMKLFKKIPLINYIFFFFFIVVPNIGGTILSSLLPKHRQMYLNNVILVEKNA from the coding sequence ATGGTTAGCAGTGATTTTAAACCTTCGGTTTTTCACCCTTACTACTTCATCAGGAAAGGTTTGGTGAGTAAGATACAGGAATACAGCGGCGCGATGAAGGGCAAGATGCTCGACTTCGGCTGCGGCTCCAAACCTTACCGTGCCTTTTTTAACGTACAGGAATACGTGGGCGTGGATTTTGTGAATCCAGGCCACCCGCACGACAATGAGCAGATAGACGTGATGTACGATGGCAAAACCATTCCCATCGCGGATAATACGTTCGACAGTGCCCTGAGCAGCGAAGTGTTCGAGCATGTGTTTAACCTCGAAGATATTCTGAAAGAACTGCACCGCGTACTGAAGCCCGGCGGTACCATGCTCATTACCTGCCCGTTCGTATGGAAAGAGCATGAGGTGCCGAATGACTATGCGCGTTACACCCACTTCGCTTTGAAACACCTGTTCGAAAAGAACGGTTTTACGGTGAAAACGCTCGACAAGAGCGGCAATTTCGTCGAAGTGCTGCACCAGCTGACCGTATTGTACTTTTACGATCACTGGTACATGAAGTTGTTTAAGAAGATCCCCCTCATCAACTATATTTTCTTCTTCTTTTTTATCGTGGTGCCGAATATTGGCGGCACGATACTGAGCAGCCTGTTGCCAAAACACCGCCAGATGTACCTGAATAACGTTATACTGGTAGAAAAGAACGCGTAA
- a CDS encoding class I SAM-dependent methyltransferase, with the protein MQSPVTRRENVSLITSFPSSRIIEEYRHEGVSVERFFTGIKEVGLYECGDTGYRFYWPENIFGDGAFYADLQRNQKEYYPEAKWEHHYATGQINAGEQVLEVGAGDGVFLKMLKNKGIIAHGLELNPEGIADARAQGLSMDGESVQDHAARFPGKYDVVCAFQVLEHIYDVHDFLTACVSLLRKGGRLIIGVPNNNPFLYRYDSWHTLNLPPHHAGLWGRKAFGQMPKWFGLGVEQIIVEPLHPKLGQYKKWFEVQKAHYREHNPLLYQLMRITPRPLYKVLMRVCSPAIEGRNIIGIFKKA; encoded by the coding sequence ATGCAAAGTCCGGTTACTCGGCGCGAAAACGTTTCGCTCATTACCTCCTTTCCCAGCAGCAGGATCATAGAGGAGTACCGCCATGAGGGCGTGTCGGTGGAGCGTTTCTTTACCGGCATTAAAGAAGTCGGATTGTATGAATGCGGCGATACCGGCTACCGGTTTTACTGGCCCGAAAACATTTTTGGGGACGGCGCCTTTTATGCAGACCTGCAACGCAATCAGAAGGAATATTACCCGGAAGCTAAATGGGAGCACCATTACGCAACCGGGCAGATCAACGCAGGCGAACAGGTGTTGGAGGTAGGTGCGGGCGACGGCGTTTTTCTGAAAATGTTAAAAAATAAGGGTATTATCGCACACGGTCTGGAACTCAATCCCGAAGGCATTGCCGACGCGCGGGCCCAGGGGCTGAGTATGGACGGGGAATCGGTGCAGGACCATGCGGCCCGTTTCCCGGGAAAGTATGATGTGGTGTGCGCCTTCCAGGTGTTGGAGCACATCTACGACGTGCACGACTTTTTAACGGCCTGCGTAAGCCTGTTACGGAAAGGAGGAAGGCTGATCATCGGCGTACCGAATAACAACCCTTTCCTGTACCGCTACGACAGCTGGCATACGTTAAACCTGCCGCCGCATCATGCCGGGTTATGGGGACGTAAAGCTTTCGGGCAGATGCCTAAGTGGTTCGGGCTGGGAGTGGAGCAGATCATCGTGGAACCGTTGCATCCCAAACTCGGACAGTATAAAAAGTGGTTCGAAGTACAAAAAGCACATTACCGGGAACATAACCCCCTGCTTTATCAGTTGATGCGCATCACCCCGCGGCCATTGTATAAAGTGTTGATGCGGGTGTGCTCGCCGGCTATTGAAGGAAGAAATATTATCGGCATTTTTAAAAAAGCATAG